In one Rhopalosiphum padi isolate XX-2018 chromosome 3, ASM2088224v1, whole genome shotgun sequence genomic region, the following are encoded:
- the LOC132924730 gene encoding uncharacterized protein LOC132924730, with protein sequence MSYKKKYCLSDRSKRRRVQEEVEIPMELINVKKKSTSNLVFEPCFPKSNNTLITINDVSTSSTTAIDSVLANTVITNENEYFKELDHFSSSALSSNEDNTDNEDVTYFNDDVDQLSLFSSLIAQWAVSFNISQNALNALLKLLKHHKCFETLPIDSRTILSTNKFTSNCRAVEPGKYHHFGILNGIKQNIPDCFDYDMIQIVVGIDGLPIFKSSPEQFWPVLAYIRPNNNQVFPIGIYCGQVKPIDSNDFLKEFVDEAKILSESGIYINNKKYNFSIDAFCCDAPAKSFILKTKGHSGFFSCSRCEQEGQYLSNRICFPYTLPSNCPPKRTHDNYVLQTQEEYHIGNVSILATLPNFNITTGFCLDYMHLVCLGTVRKLILLWMKGPLEVRYPSWKIKEISSYIQIIKNKMPCEFARKPRNLDEINRWKATEFRMFLLYYGIIVTKPSLKDQHWNHFFNLSISMIILLSPDHLKYIDVARKLLDSFVKDFEIIYGRYLISHNIHGLTHLGDDYEKFGPLDNCSAFPFENYMGSLKRMLRKPHKPLEQIIKRYREICLLKSNIKPKNCAPYFSGLHTRGPTLSGSIKGKQFTTLILKSMTIKTHLERDSYFLTREKKIVKVFNIIQKENSEEVILICKIFDQKNELFIKPIKSSELDIYVVKNLSNNLHKYNIKDIKKKMILLPSNNNDLIVLPIIHSS encoded by the coding sequence ATGtcttacaaaaaaaagtattgccTAAGTGACCGGTCAAAAAGAAGAAGGGTGCAAGAGGAGGTAGAAATACCTAtggaattaattaatgttaaaaaaaaatcaacatcaaatttagtttttgaacCTTGTTTTCCAAAATCAAATAATACTCTTATTACTATTAATGATGTATCAACTTCCTCAACTACAGCCATTGATTCTGTCTTAGCAAATACTGTAATCACaaatgaaaatgaatattttaaagaattggATCACTTTTCATCGTCAGCTTTGTCTTCTAATGAAGATAACACAGATAATGAAGATgtaacttattttaatgatgatGTTGATCAGTTATCATTATTTAGTTCTTTAATTGCTCAGTGGGCAGTTTCATTTAACATTTCTCAAAATGCActtaatgcattattaaaattattaaaacatcataaatgttttgaaactTTGCCTATTGATTCACGAACTATATTAAGTACAAACAAATTCACTTCAAATTGTCGTGCTGTGGAACCTGGAAAATATCACCATTTTGGTATATTGAAtggaattaaacaaaatatcccTGATTGTTTTGATTATGATATGATTCAGATTGTTGTTGGAATAGATGGAttaccaatttttaaaagtagtcCTGAACAATTTTGGCCTGTTCTTGCGTATATCCGACCAAATAACAATCAAGTGTTTCCAATTGGGATTTATTGTGGGCAAGTAAAACCCATTGATAGTAATGATTTCCTGAAAGAGTTTGTAGATGAGGCAAAAATATTAAGTGAAagtggtatttatataaataataaaaagtataatttttctatagatGCTTTTTGTTGTGATGCGCCTgcaaaatcttttattttaaaaactaaaggaCATTCAGGTTTTTTTTCTTGCTCTAGGTGTGAGCAAGAAGgacaatatttatcaaatagaaTTTGTTTTCCATACACTTTGCCGTCTAACTGTCCACCCAAGCGAACTCATGATAATTATGTTTTGCAAACTCAAGAGGAATATCATATTGGAAATGTCTCTATTTTAGCAACTTTGcccaattttaatataacgaCTGGATTCTGTCTTGATTATATGCACTTGGTATGTCTAGGAACTGTTCGAAAACTAATACTATTATGGATGAAAGGGCCTCTTGAAGTTCGTTATCCATCTTGGAAGATAAAAGAAATATCTAGttacattcaaattattaaaaacaaaatgcctTGTGAATTTGCTAGAAAACCTAGGAATCTAGATGAAATAAATAGGTGGAAAGCAACAGAATTTCGTATGTTCTtactatattatggtataatagtCACTAAACCATCATTAAAAGATCAACACtggaatcatttttttaatttaagtatttcaatgattattttattaagtcctGATCATTTGAAGTACATAGATGTTGCACGTAAATTATTAGACAGTTTTGTGAAAGATTTCGAGATAATTTATGGCCGTTACCTCATTTCGCATAACATTCATGGATTAACACACTTAGGTGATGATTATGAAAAATTTGGGCCATTAGATAATTGTTCAGCTTTCCCCTTTGAAAATTACATGGGTTCCTTAAAGAGAATGCTAAGAAAACCACATAAACCTTTGGAACAAATTATCAAAAGATATAGAGAAATTTGTTTACTAAAGTCTAACATTAAACCTAAAAATTGTGCTCCTTATTTTTCTGGACTTCATACCCGCGGTCCTACATTATCAGGTTCAATAAAAGGAAAACAGTTTACCACATTGATATTAAAAAGCATGACTATTAAAACACATCTAGAAAGAGATTCATACTTCTTGactcgagaaaaaaaaatagtaaaagttTTCAACATCATTCAGAAAGAAAATTCAGAAGAAGTGAtccttatttgtaaaatatttgatcaAAAAAATGAGTTATTTATCAAACCTATAAAATCTAGCGAATTAGatatttatgttgttaaaaatttatctaataatcttcataagtataatattaaagatattaaaaaaaaaatgattcttttACCATCTAATAATAATGACTTAATTGTATTACCAATTATTCATTCATCTTAA